GGTTACCAAATCCTTTATCATAAAGTTTAGCGACAAACATCTCTGATGTTATGTTAAGTTATGTAACAGTTGAAAGACCGTTCGGGCAGGGATCCGGCGAATGGAAAGAAGGCGCGGATTCAGCCTAATTCGTATGCCAAAGGAGAGATTGCATTGACAGCGACCAAAGGTTTGGAAGGTATTGTCGCAGCGGAGTCGTCCATCAGCTCGATTATTGACGGCGTGCTGACTTATCGCGGTTATAACATTGATGATTTGGCGGAAAATGCAACTTTCGAGGAAGTCGCTTACTTGCTGTGGTACGGCAAGCTGCCGAACCGCACGGAGCTGAGCGGGCTGATCAGCCAATTTAACGAGTATGCAGCGATCCCGGGTGCGGTGATCGACCAATTAAAAACATATCCGAAGGACGCCAACTCGATGGCGGCGCTTCGCTCGGCGGTTTCGAGCCTCGCTTTGTACGATGAGGAAGCTCAGGACATGAGCAAGGAAGCGAATCTTCGCAAGGCGATTCGTTTGCAAGCGCAAATTCCGACCGTCATCGCGGCATTCGCCCGCATTCGCGAAGGCAAAGAACCTCTTGCTCCGAAGAAGTTCGGCTCCATCTCCGAAAGCTTCCTGTACCTGCTCACCGGCAAAGATCCGGACAAGGTCGCTATCGAAGCTTTGGACAAGGCTCTCGTGCTGCATGCGGATCACGAGCTGAACGCTTCTACATTCGCGGCGCGCGTGACCGTCGCTACGCTGTCCGACATTTACTCCGGCGTAACTTCCGCGATCGGCGCCTTGAAAGGGCCGCTGCACGGCGGCGCTAACGAAGCGGTTATGGCGATGCTGGAAGAAGTCGGCACTGTCGACAACGTCGAGAACTACATCAATGCCAAGCTGGCGGCCAAGGACAAAATCATGGGCTTCGGCCATCGCGTTTACAAAAACGGCGACCCGCGCGCGAAGCACCTGCAAAAGATGTCCCAGGAGCTCGGCAAGCTGACCGGCAACCTGAAATGGTACGAGATGTCCATCAAGATCGAAGACCTCGTTACCGGGCAAAAAGGGCTGAAGCCGAACGTCGATTTCTACTCCGCTTCGGTATATACGTCGCTTGAAATTCCGCGCGACCTGTTCACGCCGATTTTCGCGGTAAGCCGCTGCTCCGGCTGGACGGCGCACATTCTTGAGCAATACGAAAACAACCGTCTGATCCGTCCTCGTGCGGAATATACGGGTCCTTCCCAGCAGAAATACGTTCCGATCGACCAGCGTTAATCCATTTTTCTAATAAAAACGGGCTGTTCGGCAGGCATCGCTGCGCGGGAGTTTGCTCCTGCGTATGCGGCGGTCCGCTGGAACTCCCGTTCCATTTTGCTCACATCCAAATTAGGAGGAATTTTCGACATGCCACAATTCGAATCTTACGCATTGCCTACGGAAGGCGAACGCATTACGATTAAAGACGGCCAATTGCAGGTGCCTAACAACCCGATCATCCCGTTCATCGAAGGCGACGGCACGGGCTCCGACATCTGGGCTGCCTCCAAACGCGTGCTTGACGCAGCTGTAGAGAAAGCTTACAAAGGCGAGAAAAAAATCGCATGGTACGAAGTGTTTGCCGGCGAAAAAGCTTTCAACCAATACAACAACTGGCTTCCCGGCGACACGCTGACCGCGATCCGCGAGTACATCGTCGCTATTAAAGGGCCTTTGACGACTCCGGTCGGCGGCGGTATCCGTTCCCTGAACGTGGCGCTGCGCCAGGAGCTTGATCTGTACGTGTGCTTGCGTCCGGTTCGTTATTTCAACGGCGTACCTTCCCCGGTAAAACGCCCTGAACTCGTCGACATGGTTATTTTCCGTGAAAACACGGAAGATATCTATGCGGGCATCGAATACCAAGAAGGCTCCGCCGAAGTGAAAAAAGTGATCGAATTCCTGCAAAAGGAAATGGGCGTGAAAAAGATCCGCTTCCCGGAAACGTCCGGTATCGGCATCAAGCCGGTATCCAAGGAAGGTTCCGAGCGCCTGATCCGCTCCGCTATCGAATACGCAATCAAGCATAACCGCAAGAGCGTGACCCTGGTACATAAGGGGAACATCATGAAGTTCACCGAAGGCGCGTTTAAAAACTGGGGTTACGAGCTGGCCGAGCGCGAATTCGGCGACAAAACGTTCACTTGGGCGCAATACGACAAAATCAAAGCCGAGCAAGGCACCGACGCAGCGAACGCAGCTCAAAAAGCGGCTGAAGCAGCAGGCAAAATCGTCGTAAAAGACGCTATCGCCGACATCGCGCTGCAGCAAGTGCTCACTCGTCCGACCGACTTCGACGTCATCGCGACGCTGAACCTGAACGGCGACTACTTGTCCGACGCTTTGGCAGCACAAGTCGGCGGCATCGGTATCGCGCCGGGCGCCAACATCAACTACGTGACAGGCCACGCGATTTTCGAAGCGACTCACGGTACGGCTCCGAAGTACGCAGGTCTGGACGTCGTGAACCCGGGTTCGGTCATCCTGTCCGGCGTTATGATGCTTGAGCACCTCGGCTGGCTGGAAGCCGCTGAGCTGATCTACAAAGGCATGGAAACTTCGATCAACAAAAAAACCGTCACTTACGACTTCGCCCGCCTGATGGAAGGCGCAACCGAAGTGAAGTGCTCGGAGTTTGCTAACCAGATTATTGCGAATATGTAAGCCGGTGGGGCACACCCCCTAAATCCCCCTCTACAGAGGGGGACCCCAAGGGTTTCGCCCCCTGGACGACGAAAGTTGTCTCTTCGATGGCAGGTTGGTTAGGGGGCCCGCTTTTCGTCCTGCGCATTGCCTTGCTGTCGCAAGGCTCGCTTGGACCCGCTCTCTTGCGTGCACGTCAGGGGCAGATAATTGGGGCGTAGCGGCTTTCTAGAGGTGCGATACATCAAGAGACTACCGGGGTTGCTGAGTGCGAAAAGAGTCATTTATTCACGGAGACGGGGAGACGCTGGTACTAGAGGAACACAGTTCCGCTAAATGTCGGGAACACGCTGGAATGGCATGATTGGCTGGAACTCTGCAAAAGCAAAGCAGGCCAGCCACATCCGCGGTTCCAAGCAACACAACCTATAATTTGGAGGTTATTGCCATGGCCATCCGTCGTAAAAAAATTACGGTTGTCGGTGCGGGTTTCACCGGTGCGACGACAGCGCTGATGCTTGCGCAAAAAGAGCTCGGAGACGTTGTGCTCGTTGACATCCCGCAATTGGAAAACCCTACAAAAGGTAAAGCGCTCGACATGCTCGAGGCTTCCCCGGTGCAAGGCTTCGACGCGAATATCGTCGGCACTTCCAGCTACGAAGAAACGGCCGGCTCCGACATCGTCATCATCACCGCAGGGATTGCCCGCAAACCGGGCATGAGCCGCGACGACCTCGTGAACACGAACGCCGGCATTGTGAAATCCGTTTGCGAAAACGTGAAAACCTATTGCCCGGATTCGATCGTGATCATCTTGAGCAACCCGGTTGACGCCATGACTTACGTCGCCTACCAAGCGCTCGGATTCCCGAAAAACCGCGTCATCGGCCAGTCCGGCGTGCTGGATACGGCCCGCTACTGCACGTTTATCGCGCAGGAGCTGAACGTATCTGTAGAAGACGTGCGCGGCTTCGTGCTCGGCGGTCACGGAGACGATATGGTTCCGCTCGTTCGTTACTCCAACGTCGGGGGCATCCCGATCGAGAAGCTGATTCCGGCCGACCGCATCGAAGCGATTGTACAGCGGACCCGTACCGGCGGCGGCGAAATCGTCAACCTGCTCGGCA
The window above is part of the Paenibacillus hamazuiensis genome. Proteins encoded here:
- the icd gene encoding NADP-dependent isocitrate dehydrogenase, yielding MPQFESYALPTEGERITIKDGQLQVPNNPIIPFIEGDGTGSDIWAASKRVLDAAVEKAYKGEKKIAWYEVFAGEKAFNQYNNWLPGDTLTAIREYIVAIKGPLTTPVGGGIRSLNVALRQELDLYVCLRPVRYFNGVPSPVKRPELVDMVIFRENTEDIYAGIEYQEGSAEVKKVIEFLQKEMGVKKIRFPETSGIGIKPVSKEGSERLIRSAIEYAIKHNRKSVTLVHKGNIMKFTEGAFKNWGYELAEREFGDKTFTWAQYDKIKAEQGTDAANAAQKAAEAAGKIVVKDAIADIALQQVLTRPTDFDVIATLNLNGDYLSDALAAQVGGIGIAPGANINYVTGHAIFEATHGTAPKYAGLDVVNPGSVILSGVMMLEHLGWLEAAELIYKGMETSINKKTVTYDFARLMEGATEVKCSEFANQIIANM
- the mdh gene encoding malate dehydrogenase; this translates as MAIRRKKITVVGAGFTGATTALMLAQKELGDVVLVDIPQLENPTKGKALDMLEASPVQGFDANIVGTSSYEETAGSDIVIITAGIARKPGMSRDDLVNTNAGIVKSVCENVKTYCPDSIVIILSNPVDAMTYVAYQALGFPKNRVIGQSGVLDTARYCTFIAQELNVSVEDVRGFVLGGHGDDMVPLVRYSNVGGIPIEKLIPADRIEAIVQRTRTGGGEIVNLLGNGSAYYAPAASLVQMTEAILKDKKRILPSIALLEGEYGYDNLFMGVPTLLGGGGIEKVFELELLPEEKAALDKSAQSVRNVIKIVTGE
- the citZ gene encoding citrate synthase; the protein is MTATKGLEGIVAAESSISSIIDGVLTYRGYNIDDLAENATFEEVAYLLWYGKLPNRTELSGLISQFNEYAAIPGAVIDQLKTYPKDANSMAALRSAVSSLALYDEEAQDMSKEANLRKAIRLQAQIPTVIAAFARIREGKEPLAPKKFGSISESFLYLLTGKDPDKVAIEALDKALVLHADHELNASTFAARVTVATLSDIYSGVTSAIGALKGPLHGGANEAVMAMLEEVGTVDNVENYINAKLAAKDKIMGFGHRVYKNGDPRAKHLQKMSQELGKLTGNLKWYEMSIKIEDLVTGQKGLKPNVDFYSASVYTSLEIPRDLFTPIFAVSRCSGWTAHILEQYENNRLIRPRAEYTGPSQQKYVPIDQR